A window from Kovacikia minuta CCNUW1 encodes these proteins:
- a CDS encoding chaperone modulator CbpM, with protein MSSNLSLSCVVWSETGDRLYSFEQAAYLTQTSVLLLERFAHLGLIEPVGIMLRRQDIFRVVQIQRLHRDLNLNWVGAAMVLDMVTEIAQLKAQLRAYRAE; from the coding sequence ATGAGTTCTAACCTGAGTTTGTCTTGCGTGGTGTGGTCAGAAACAGGCGATCGCCTCTATAGTTTCGAGCAAGCCGCCTACCTCACCCAAACTTCGGTTTTATTGCTAGAACGATTTGCCCACCTGGGATTAATTGAACCTGTAGGAATCATGCTGCGCCGACAGGATATCTTTCGCGTTGTGCAGATTCAAAGGTTGCACCGCGATCTGAACTTAAATTGGGTCGGAGCCGCAATGGTGCTAGATATGGTAACTGAAATTGCCCAACTCAAGGCGCAACTGCGTGCCTACCGTGCTGAATGA